From a single Aspergillus puulaauensis MK2 DNA, chromosome 2, nearly complete sequence genomic region:
- a CDS encoding uncharacterized protein (COG:G;~EggNog:ENOG410PH6P;~InterPro:IPR015377,IPR036462,IPR036663,IPR011234, IPR005959;~PFAM:PF09298,PF01557;~go_function: GO:0003824 - catalytic activity [Evidence IEA];~go_function: GO:0004334 - fumarylacetoacetase activity [Evidence IEA];~go_process: GO:0009072 - aromatic amino acid family metabolic process [Evidence IEA]) yields the protein MTTPFPIDNLPYGVISTADNPTPRCATALDDTAIDLRAIEKDGHFKSVAGFETDIFSQPTLNAFAALPKSSHSQVRDLLTTLLSNADTRPKYAIPLEKVTNHFPMDTKNFSDFYCSLEHTQNCSKIMNISMPSNWFIIPSVYNGRTSSLRISGTPIRRPNGVFPPSSPSVGNNKPTFQPSTRFDFELEIGLFLSRPLSPGSILDIADAPQYIFGMVILNDWSARDIQGFEMVPLGPFHGKGAGTTISPWIVTAEALGACAAAGVKVQDPAPLRHLAWRGRRDEETWDVELTARVVRNGKSYLVTETNLKELYWTPYQQLVHLASAGEGLSTGDIFGTGTVTSERINSNGENMGIACLLERHLPENKLASLTEGQIGFLEDGDEVVMEGWCVNRHTGRRFGFGECSGVVLPALNVDT from the exons ATGACAACTCCATTCCCAATCGACAACCTCCCCTACGGTGTCATTTCGACCGCCGACAATCCAACCCCGCGCTGTGCGACAGCCCTGGACGACACCGCCATCGACCTCCGTGCGATAGAGAAGGATGGCCACTTCAAGTCCGTTGCTGGATTTGAAACAGATATATTCTCACAG CCAACGCTCAACGCCTTCGCTGCCCTCCCCAAGTCCTCCCACAGCCAGGTTAGGGATCTCCTAACAACTCTGCTCTCCAATGCAGACACTCGCCCCAAATATGCGATTCCACTGGAGAAAGTCACAAACCATTTCCCGATGGATACGAAGAACTTCTCCGACTTTTACTGCTCGCTCGAGCATACCCAAAAC TGCAGCAAAATAATGAACATATCCATGCCGTCAAACTGGTTCATAATCCCCAGCGTCTACAACGGCCGCACATCCAGCCTGCGTATCTCCGGCACGCCCATCCGCCGCCCAAACGGCGTATTCCCACCCTCAAGTCCCAGTGTTGGCAACAATAAACCCACCTTCCAACCCTCCACCCGCTTCGACTTCGAGCTCGAaatcggcctcttcctctcgcgcCCGCTCTCCCCCGGCTCTATCCTCGACATCGCCGACGCCCCGCAGTATATCTTCGGCATGGTGATCCTGAATGACTGGTCCGCGCGGGATATCCAGGGGTTTGAGATGGTCCCGCTAGGTCCGTTCCATGGGAAGGGCGCGGGGACGACGATTTCGCCGTGGATTGTGACGGCGGAGGCGTTGGGTGCGTgtgcagctgctggtgtCAAAGTGCAGGATCCGGCGCCGTTGAGGCATTTGgcttggagggggaggagagacgAGGAGACGTGGGATGTGGAGTTGACGGCTAGGGTTGTTA GGAATGGCAAGTCGTATCTCGTTACGGAGACGAACTTGAAGGAGCTCTACTGGACGCCGTATCAGCAGCTGGTGCATCTTGCGAGTGCCGGAGAGGGACTGAGTACGGGGGATATCtttgggactgggactgtgACGAGTGAG CGTATCAATTCCAACGGAGAGAATATGGGTATAGCGTGTCTGCTGGAACGTCACTTGCCGGAGAACAAATTGGCTAGTTTGACGGAAGGACAGATTGGGTTTCTTGAGGACGGGGATGAGGTTGTTATGGAGGGCTGGTGCGTGAATCGCCATACTGGACGGAGATTTGGCTTTGGGGAGTGTAGTGGTGTCGTTCTTCCCGCTTTGAATGTTGATACTTAG
- a CDS encoding glutamyl-tRNA(Gln) amidotransferase, subunit A (COG:J;~EggNog:ENOG410PHQF;~InterPro:IPR023631,IPR036928,IPR000120;~SECRETED:SignalP(1-24);~go_function: GO:0016787 - hydrolase activity [Evidence IEA]), with the protein MRVNCFLNRILVLLAVNLVALSQATIIDNGKLAVVDGINYYVGGVPVSRLSPVPSSRSTEDTELLPITVIRSTVAGFTNDDLDGIIGNFSRKDDVFQRGFLEALFVAYTGHGQGHISSSFKTQNTKLVMASSNYNPQGSVVKADLSVDIPQGPYFMSTKTGSLYQAYRLYPDHQLAFTEAAISDGNGGFKPLPAATQGAMTKSVAVPSRLYYTPTPDKPLSGLRLGIKDIFHVKGLRTSGGNRAFYDFYPPQNKTGSAVQRLIDAGAVFVGKMGTVQFANGDNPTADWVDFHCPFNPRGDGYQAPGGSSSGPAVGISSYDWLDIAVGSDTSGSMRSPAGFTGLYANRPSKGVLETDGILPLSGPLDSVGVFARDARTWSAVMHAWYRDLLTDYRVYPRRLFYSRDSFPGVATEAGGLLEGVFGRIEKFLDVHREFVDTQSRWEETYPEGAPGNVSDLLNTTYAVLTSVYQYKHLAQPFFADYAEKKDGRRPFINPGPLVRWQWGQDNGGDTAYNEAVKNKTIFKDWWETDGYGLAHNETCSEGIYIYPYSTGKTQYRNVYTDAPTDPPMGFKDSRIATMAGAPDLVVPVGEVPYNSTVSLKTEYMPVTMSFVAARGCDLMLVNLVQELQDAGILKPVKTGATMYR; encoded by the exons ATGAGGGTCAATTGCTTTTTAAACCGCATCttggtgttgctggctgTCAATTTGGTTGCGCTCTCTCAGGCTACGATTATAGATAATGGCAAGCTGGCTGTTGTCGATGGCATCAACTATTATGTGGGAGGGGTTCCTGTATCGAGACTCTCTCCGGTGCCATCTTCCAGGTCGACAGAGGACACTGAGCTCCTCCCTATCACGGTGATCCGGTCGACAGTGGCTGGTTTCACCAACGATGACTTGGATGGGATAATTGGGAACTTCTCGCGCAAGGATGATGTTTTTCAACGGGGATTTCTGGAAG CTCTGTTTGTGGCTTATACCGGACACGGCCAGGGGCATATTTCCAGTTCGTTCAAGACTCAGAACACCAAGCTTGTGATGGCTTCATCGAACTACAATCCACAGGGATCGGTTGTCAAAGCTGATCTTAGCGTTGATATCCCTCAAGGGCCGTATTTCATGTCTACTAAGACGGGCTCGCTCTATCAAGCCTACCGTCTATATCCCGACCATCAGCTCGCATTTACAGAGGCAGCGATCAGTGATGGTAACGGTGGATTCAAGCCATTgccagcagcaacccag GGAGCCATGACCAAGAGCGTCGCGGTACCATCTCGGCTATACTATACACCCACACCAGACAAGCCACTCTCTGGA CTCCGCCTCGGCATAAAAGACATCTTCCACGTCAAAGGCCTCCGCACAAGCGGCGGCAACCGCGCATTCTACGACTTCTACCCCCCGCAAAACAAAACCGGCTCTGCAGTGCAACGCCTCATAGATGCAGGCGCCGTGTTCGTCGGGAAAATGGGCACAGTGCAGTTCGCGAACGGCGATAATCCAACGGCGGATTGGGTTGATTTTCACTGCCCTTTTAACCCGAGG GGAGATGGATATCAAGCACCAGGCGGCTCCTCGTCTGGTCCTGCGGTCGGTATATCCTCGTATGACTGGCTTGATATTGCCGTTGGCAGCGACACAAGCGGGTCCATGCGCAGTCCTGCTGGATTCACGGGTCTCTATGCGAACCGGCCTTCAAAGGGAGTCCTTGAGACTGACGGTATTTTACCGCTCAGTGGACCGCTCGACTCGGTTGGAGTGTTTGCGCGGGATGCACGTACTTGGTCGGCTGTTATGCATGCCTGGTATCGGGATTTGTTAACTGACTATAGGGTGTATCCGAGACGGTTGTTCTATTCGCGGGATTCGTTTCCGGGTGTGGCTACGGAGGCTGGAGGGCTTCTTGAGGGTGTTTTTGGGAGGATTGAGAAGTTCCTAGACGTGCACAGGGAGTTTGTTGATACGCAGTCCAGATGGGAGGAGACATATCCGGAGGGTGCGCCGGGGAATGTGTCGGATTTGTTGAATACG ACCTATGCCGTCCTTACGTCCGTCTACCAATATAAGCACCTCGCCCAACCATTCTTCGCCGACTACGCTGAAAAAAAGGACGGCCGTCGACCATTTATAAACCCCGGCCCTCTCGTCCGCTGGCAATGGGGCCAGGACAACGGCGGCGACACTGCCTACAATGAAGCCGTAAAGAATAAAACCATCTTCAAGGACTGGTGGGAAACAGACGGGTACGGGCTCGCCCATAACGAGACTTGTTCAGAGGGGATATACATCTACCCGTACTCCACGGGCAAGACGCAGTACCGGAATGTGTATACTGATGCGCCAACTGATCCACCGATGGGCTTCAAGGATAGTCGTATTGCAACTATGGCTGGTGCACCGGATCTTGTGGTTCCTGTCGGGGAGGTTCCGTATAATTCGACCGTTTCGTTGAAGACTGAGTATATGCCGGTGACGATGAGCTTTGTTGCTGCTCGTGGGTGTGATCTTATGCTGGTGAATCTGGTTCAGGAACTGCAGGACGCTGGTATCTTGAAGCCTGTTAAAACGGGAGCGACGATGTATCGTTGA
- a CDS encoding flavin monoamine oxidase family protein (COG:E;~EggNog:ENOG410PGT4;~InterPro:IPR002937,IPR036188;~PFAM:PF01593;~SECRETED:SignalP(1-21);~go_function: GO:0016491 - oxidoreductase activity [Evidence IEA];~go_process: GO:0055114 - oxidation-reduction process [Evidence IEA]): MGFKAIVSAALLLGQINSVLSRSQDQGTVEVSTSKSVHPGELANVHLNWLDSPPSAIRAVYASCSSPNSTSTQHTIGHFNVRGQPPQRLAWAVPDDAQANNCIYVYGAQPHAPARILGKSEPVHLTRKAKKRSVADLDNPLLKDFDALGAWFDGVAAIKKKTDSTGGVASRHSPKDAKIAIVGAGVSGLATGLMLDSVGVHNWEIIEASERVGGRFRTRYMAGTDEWAEMGPMRLPYSVTYKDDNETLKYTDHEMTFQLAHTLNDMNKNDTKWKVDFIPWVQHHPNELIAQDTRRHPDGRIPTRAEVEADSSLSEASDIDTAEYHNTEHQMDLILKNETTLKTLQKDIWRAHKTAMDEGLDDWSEQAMMRHVFKASENVTDEIWTASDYDVFWDELHHNSNLGLDGTKEALGETNWLCIDGGFNRLSDAFLPHVRDRLTLNRQIRKLDTVPGPNNTTRTRLSWYPSVKNRTYESKDYDYTIMAVPFTMTRFMDLPKFSSVLDRAISEAGVRFKSACKVALLFSERFWEKGPRPIFGGYSKPPSDPVGALYYPVYGLNESRPGLIMHYRGGDWSDRFVSFSDEEHVQTVLDSIVSLHGEQARELYTGDYERLCWLQDEHTATAWCRPDVEQHKLYIPAYHNTEHNTIFIGEHTAPTHAWVSSSLQSAVRGAVQLLLELGLVDEAKELNEKWMGRWIKL, from the coding sequence ATGGGGTTCAAGGCCATTGTCAGCGCAGCGCTACTGCTGGGCCAGATAAATTCAGTGCTTAGCAGATCGCAGGACCAGGGCACAGTTGAAGTGTCGACTTCTAAATCAGTCCATCCTGGTGAATTGGCAAATGTCCACCTGAACTGGCTTGACAGCCCGCCGAGTGCCATCCGGGCCGTGTATGCTTCCTGTTCGAGCCCTAACTCAACCTCCACCCAGCACACTATCGGCCATTTCAATGTCCGCGGACAGCCTCCCCAGCGACTTGCTTGGGCTGTTCCCGACGATGCTCAGGCAAACAACTGTATCTACGTATACGGGGCCCAGCCGCACGCGCCGGCTCGCATCCTGGGCAAGAGTGAGCCCGTCCATCTCACTcggaaggcgaagaagcgaTCCGTTGCCGATCTGGACAATCCCCTGCTGAAAGACTTTGACGCGCTGGGAGCCTGGTTCGACGGAGTCGCTGCtataaaaaagaagaccGATTCTACAGGCGGCGTTGCATCCAGACACTCGCCCAAGGACGCCAAAATTGCCATCGTTGGTGCAGGTGTTTCGGGTCTAGCAACAGGGTTGATGCTGGACAGTGTCGGTGTCCATAATTGGGAAATCATCGAAGCCAGTGAGCGTGTTGGAGGCCGCTTCCGGACGCGATATATGGCCGGGACAGATGAATGGGCTGAGATGGGCCCCATGAGACTTCCATACTCTGTTACCTACAAGGATGACAACGAGACGCTCAAATACACCGACCATGAGATGACTTTTCAGCTGGCCCACACCCTCAACGACATGAACAAGAACGACACCAAGTGGAAGGTTGACTTTATTCCCTGGGTCCAGCACCATCCCAATGAACTCATTGCGCAGGATACCCGTCGACACCCCGACGGGCGCATTCCCACTCGTGCTGAGGTCGAGGCAGACTCAAGCCTGAGCGAGGCTTCTGATATAGATACCGCTGAGTATCACAACACCGAGCACCAGATGGACCTTATCCTCAAGAACGAGACGACCCTCAAGACTCTCCAAAAGGACATCTGGCGAGCCCACAAAACAGCCATGGACGAAGGCCTCGACGACTGGAGCGAGCAGGCCATGATGCGCCACGTCTTCAAAGCCAGCGAGAACGTCACCGACGAGATCTGGACAGCCTCCGACTACGATGTCTTCTGGGACGAACTCCACCACAACTCCAACCTGGGACTCGACGGCACGAAGGAAGCCCTAGGAGAGACAAACTGGCTGTGCATCGACGGAGGCTTCAACCGTCTCTCCGACGCCTTCCTCCCCCACGTCAGGGACAGGCTCACCCTCAACCGCCAGATCCGCAAGCTGGACACCGTACCAGGCCCTAACAACACCACCCGCACTCGTCTGTCATGGTATCCCAGCGTCAAGAACCGCACCTACGAGTCCAAGGACTACGACTACACCATCATGGCCGTCCCATTCACCATGACCCGCTTCATGGACCTGCCCAAATTCTCCTCCGTACTCGACCGCGCAATCAGCGAAGCCGGTGTACGCTTCAAGTCTGCATGCAAGgtcgccctcctcttcagcgAACGGTTCTGGGAGAAGGGGCCCCGGCCCATCTTTGGTGGCTACTCCAAACCCCCCAGCGACCCCGTCGGCGCCCTCTACTACCCCGTCTATGGGCTCAACGAGTCTCGACCGGGCTTGATCATGCACTACCGCGGCGGAGACTGGAGCGACCGCTTCGTCAGTTTCTCGGACGAGGAGCACGTCCAGACGGTTCTCGACTCGATTGTGTCTCTGCACGGGGAGCAGGCAAGGGAGCTGTACACGGGCGACTATGAGCGCCTTTGCTGGTTGCAGGACGAGCATACGGCGACGGCGTGGTGTCGGCCGGATGTGGAGCAGCATAAGCTGTATATCCCTGCTTATCATAATACGGAGCATAATACGATTTTCATTGGAGAGCATACGGCGCCGACGCATGCGTGGGTGAGCTCGTCGTTGCAGTCTGCTGTTCGGGGGGCTGTGCAGCTCCTGCTTGAGCTTGGGCTGGTGGATGAGGCGAAGGAGTTGAACGAgaagtggatggggaggtggatTAAGCTGTGA
- a CDS encoding uncharacterized protein (COG:S;~EggNog:ENOG410PPEG;~TransMembrane:7 (o31-49i69-90o110-132i144-169o189-212i224-244o264-290i)) encodes MEELPLDQQPAMPPPPGLETNFVDPPSRQPAIIAMSVVFVSLMLLVVSVRTYTRTRILKSWGWDDTTCIIAVIGSLANLGSFMKLLDLGLGLHMWDIPMSVFMSESNARFLAAGITYPRTVGFTKISILLLYKRLFPIAKMKIAIWVGIAIIGTLYGAFIITSAVNIGICVTVGTDISPFCDFVHTGLVIWQAATNVVTDFYLVILPIPSVLKLKLSRKKKIGLCLTFASGLGACAASIARLIISVKNVYGGWDVMWVSGELALYSIAEVNIGIIVACVFTFPVFFTRLVESRVCSKLKSSLGLSGQNCGSSSVLPIREQHTIRAVGPGVSEPGDLAKRHILRERGISWSVDSGQSTLVPRGEDDVKDGMI; translated from the exons ATGGAGGAATTACCGCTTGATCAACAGCCCGctatgccgccgccgccgggcTTGGAGACTAATTTCGTCGATCCTCCTTCGCGACAGCCGGCTATTATAGCAATGTCTGTAGTCTTCGTCTCTCTTATGCTTCTGGTAGTGTCAGTGCGAACATACACACGGACGCGCATCTTGAAGTCGTGGGGTTGGGATGATA CAACCTGCATTATTGCAGTT ATCGGCTCGCTTGCAAACCTGGGCAGCTTCATGAAAC TCCTCGATCTAGGACTCGGCCTGCACATGTGGGATATCCCAATGTCGGTATTCATGAGCGAGTCCAATGCCCGG TTCCTCGCCGCAGGCATCACATACCCCCGGACCGTGGGCTTTACCAaaatctccatcctcctgctgtACAAGCGCCTCTTCCCCATCGCGAAAATGAAAATCGCCATCTGGGTCGGCATCGCCATAATCGGTACTCTCTACGGcgccttcatcatcacgTCGGCCGTGAACATCGGGATATGCGTAACGGTCGGGACAGACATCAGCCCGTTCTGCGACTTTGTGCACACGGGGCTCGTGATCTGGCAGGCTGCCACTAATGTGGTTACGGACTTTTATTTGGTGATCCTGCCGATCCCTAGCGttttgaagttgaagttgtccaggaagaagaagatcgggCTGTGTTTGACCTTTGCGAGTGGACTTGG TGCCTGCGCCGCAAGTATCGCCCGTCTGATCATCAGCGTGAAGAACGTATACGGCGGATGGGACGTGATGTGGGTATCCGGAGAACTGGCTCTGTACTC AATCGCCGAAGTCAAcatcggcatcatcgtcgcctgcGTCTTTACCTTCcccgtcttcttcacccgGCTCGTCGAGTCTAGGGTATGCAGCAAGCTCAAGTCTTCGCTTGGTCTCTCGGGGCAAAATTGcggttcttcctctgttCTGCCTATCCGGGAGCAACATACTATTAGGGCTGTGGGGCCGGGGGTGTCTGAGCCGGGGGATTTGGCGAAGCGGCATATTCTCCGTGAGAGGGGGATTTCGTGGAGTGTGGATTCTGGGCAGTCGACTTTGGTGCCGAGGGGGGAGGATGATGTTAAGGATGGAATGATCTAG
- a CDS encoding uncharacterized protein (CAZy:GH3;~COG:G;~EggNog:ENOG410PGSD;~InterPro:IPR036962,IPR002772,IPR036881,IPR001764, IPR017853;~PFAM:PF00933;~SECRETED:SignalP(1-19);~go_function: GO:0004553 - hydrolase activity, hydrolyzing O-glycosyl compounds [Evidence IEA];~go_process: GO:0005975 - carbohydrate metabolic process [Evidence IEA]) has product MRVNSTVIALTALASGCLGLAIKNHGGDLLWRDESHPIYKDRSHPIDDRVQDLLHRMTIEEKAGQLFHARVAEGPLDADGEGNSTDTMIGKKHMTHFNLASDITNATATAEFVNRLQKRALRTRLGIPVTLSSDPRHAFTENVGTGFQAGVFSQWPESLGLAALRDPELVREFAEIAKEEYLAVGLRAALHPQVDISTEPRWARISGTWGENSTLTSELITQYIKGFQGNEGKLGHDSVKTVTKHFPGGGPMENGEDSHFVYGKNQTYPGDNFDEHLIPFKAAIAAGATEMMPYYSRPIGTNYEAIGFSFNKEIVTDLLRGELGFEGIVVTDWGLVTDGHIGTQYMPARAWGVEALSEVERTAKILDAGCDQFGGEERPELVVQLVHEGLISEERIDVSVARLLKEKFILGLFDNPFVDAAGANKIVGKEHFVQRGRDAQRRSYTLLTNKQNILPLAEPSRSTKFYIEGFDRAFLTERNYTVVSNPGDADFALLRYNAPYEPRNGSFEASFHAGSLAFNATEKARQAKIFSTVPTIVDIALDRPAVIPEIVEQAQAVLANYGSDSEAFLDVVFGESSPEGRIPFDLPRSMEEVEGQSEDVPFDTRNPVFRYGHGLSYGRL; this is encoded by the coding sequence ATGCGGGTGAATTCAACAGTGATAGCCCTAACAGCCCTAGCCTCAGGCTGTCTCGGGCTGGCTATCAAGAACCATGGAGGTGACCTATTGTGGCGCGATGAGAGCCATCCCATCTATAAAGATCGATCACACCCCATCGACGACCGAGTTCAAGACCTCCTGCACCGCATGACAATCGAAGAAAAGGCCGGGCAGCTCTTCCACGCGCGTGTAGCCGAGGGCCCGCTCGACGCCGACGGCGAAGGAAACAGCACAGACACGATGATCGGGAAGAAACACATGACGCACTTTAACCTGGCCAGCGATATCACCaatgcgactgcgactgcggagTTTGTGAACAGGCTCCAGAAACGGGCGTTGCGGACCAGGCTCGGGATTCCGGTGACGCTGTCCTCGGATCCTAGACATGCGTTTACGGAGAATGTGGGCACGGGGTTTCAGGCTGGTGTGTTTTCGCAGTGGCCCGAGAGTCTGGGACTTGCGGCTTTGAGGGATCCTGAGCTTGTTAGAGAGTTTGCGGAGATTGCAAAGGAGGAATATCTGGCTGTTGGGCTTCGTGCTGCGCTGCATCCGCAGGTTGATATATCTACGGAGCCGCGCTGGGCTAGAATCAGCGGGACCTGGGGCGAGAACAGCACGTTGACCAGCGAGCTGATTACCCAGTATATCAAAGGTTTCCAGGGAAATGAAGGTAAGCTGGGCCACGACTCCGTCAAGACCGTCACGAAGCACTTCCCCGGCGGCGGACCGATGGAGAACGGCGAAGACTCGCACTTTGTATACGGCAAAAACCAGACATACCCTGGCGACAACTTCGACGAGCACTTGATCCCCTTCAAGGCGGCGATTGCAGCCGGCGCAACCGAGATGATGCCGTACTACTCCCGACCCATCGGCACAAACTACGAGGCCATCGGGTTCTCCTTCAACAAGGAAATCGTCACCGACCTCCTCCGCGGCGAGCTGGGATTCGAGGGGATCGTAGTGACAGACTGGGGTCTCGTCACGGACGGCCATATCGGGACTCAATACATGCCCGCGCGCGCCTGGGGCGTTGAAGCCCTCAGCGAGGTCGAGCGCACAGCCAAGATCCTCGACGCAGGCTGCGACCAGttcggcggcgaggaacGCCCTGAGCTCGTCGTGCAGCTTGTACACGAAGGACTCATTTCCGAAGAGCGTATCGACGTCTCCGTCGCCAGACTGCTGAAGGAGAAATTCAtcctcggtctcttcgaTAACCCTTTCGTCGACGCTGCAGGCGCAAATAAGATCGTTGGCAAGGAGCACTTCGTCCAGAGAGGCAGAGACGCGCAGAGACGGTCATACACACTCCTCACAAATAAACAGAATATTCTTCCCCTTGCAGAACCGTCTCGCTCTACGAAATTCTACATCGAGGGCTTTGATCGCGCGTTCCTGACCGAGCGCAATTATACTGTTGTCTCGAACCCCGGCGACGCAGACTTTGCACTCCTGCGGTATAATGCGCCGTACGAACCACGCAATGGCTCCTTCGAGGCGAGCTTCCACGCAGGCTCGCTGGCGTTCAATGCGACAGAGAAGGCGCGCCAGGCTAAGATATTCTCTACGGTGCCGACGATTGTCGATATCGCGCTGGACCGGCCGGCTGTGATTCCCGAGATTGTGGAGCAAGCGCAGGCTGTGCTGGCGAATTATGGGAGCGACAGTGAGGCATTCTTGGATGTGGTCTTTGGCGAGAGCAGCCCTGAGGGAAGGATTCCGTTTGATCTGCCCAGGtcgatggaggaggttgaagggCAGAGCGAGGATGTGCCGTTTGATACGCGGAATCCGGTGTTTAGGTATGGGCATGGATTGAGTTATGGAAGACTTTGA
- a CDS encoding cytochrome P450 (COG:Q;~EggNog:ENOG410PKUU;~InterPro:IPR001128,IPR002401,IPR036396;~PFAM:PF00067;~go_function: GO:0005506 - iron ion binding [Evidence IEA];~go_function: GO:0016705 - oxidoreductase activity, acting on paired donors, with incorporation or reduction of molecular oxygen [Evidence IEA];~go_function: GO:0020037 - heme binding [Evidence IEA];~go_process: GO:0055114 - oxidation-reduction process [Evidence IEA]) → MAGLATYLLGALSAFVIARLVLSLLKQPSLPLPPGPKPAPLIGNIHQLPKSLQWLELYHWSKKYGPVMHLSMGGQPLVILSTYKAAHDLLNRRSARYSDRPRMVMAGELVTRGMHMLLRQYNDQYRLHQKMEAPLLTLRAASNYRPLQDLESQQLLWDVLGEWDKYGEKGVDFHHHFERAMASTIYCLNYGYRLQTGYEKELMDGKRVQAEFARTGQVGAYIVDSFPSLNYLPRFLAPWKREAEDLFELERQLHVGNLKKGLKNGKWNFTKHMKDSPEAADMPEVELAFDLGILADAGLDTSTVALDWFIVAWITSGSRWVKKAQQLLDEVVGKGRLPSFEDRPRLAYIDAIASETLRWRPVVVQGVPHATKVEDEYMGYHIPANSTVLPNAFAITRDEEVFGEDVDDFIPDRWLAEPSPTDKEHIDVCGFNTTALKDLPHIGFGFGRRICTGRLIARNQLFIQMARMLWSFDVEAGVVDEASGARHNVHDMDCTEGFVTLPKPFRSVMRPRGEWVRDAILQAGTTHELDHSAILEAAKVGT, encoded by the exons ATGGCCGGTCTTGCGACGTATCTTCTCGGAGCCCTCAGCGCCTTCGTGATTGCCCGCCTGGTGCTCTCCCTGCTCAAACagccctccctccccctGCCCCCAGGTCCCAAGCCCGCCCCCCTCATCGGAAACATCCACCAGCTCCCCAAGAGCCTGCAGTGGCTGGAGCTGTACCACTGGAGCAAGAAATATGGCCCCGTCATGCACCTCAGCATGGGCGGGCAGCCCCTCGTCATCCTATCCACATACAAGGCCGCCcacgacctcctcaaccggCGCAGCGCGCGATACTCGGACCGCCCGCGCATGGTCATGGCCGGCGAGCTCGTCACTAGGGGCATGCACATGCTGCTGCGCCAGTACAACGACCAGTACCGGCTGCATCAGAAGATGGAAGCCCCGCTGCTCACCCTGCGTGCTGCGAGCAACTACCGCCCGCTGCAGGACCTCGAGTCCCAGCAGCTGCTGTGGGACGTGCTGGGCGAGTGGGACAAGTACGGCGAAAAGGGCGTcgacttccaccaccacttcGAGCGCGCGATGGCCAGCACCATCTACTGCCTGAACTATGGCTACCGGCTGCAGACGGGGTACGAGAAGGAGCTTATGGACGGGAAGCGCGTGCAGGCTGAGTTTGCGCGGACAGGGCAGGTCGGCGCGTATATCGTCGACTCGTTCCCGTCGCTGAATTACCTGCCTCGATTCCTGGCGccgtggaagagggaggcTGAGGATCTGTTTGAGCTGGAGAGACAGCTGCATGTGGGGAACTTGAAGAAGGGGCTGAAGAATGGCAAGTGGAACTTTACGAAGCATATGAAGGACTCGCCTGAGGCGGCGGATATGCCCGAGGTAGAGCTCGCTTTTGATCTGGGGAttctggctgatgctgggCTTGATACGTCGACTGTTGCCCTGGACTGGTTCATTGTTGCTTGGATTACATCGGGCTCGCGCTGGGTGAAGAAagcgcagcagctgctggatgaggtcgtTGGTAAAGGTCGTCTGCCTAGCTTCGAGGACCGGCCTAGGCTGGCCTATATAGACGCTATTG CGAGCGAAACCCTCCGCTGGCGCCCCGTCGTCGTACAGGGCGTACCCCACGCCACCAAAGTCGAAGACGAATACATGGGCTACCACATTCCAGCCAACTCGACCGTCCTCCCCAATGCCTTCGCCATTACTCGCGACGAGGAAGTCTTCGGCGAAGACGTCGACGACTTCATCCCGGATCGCTGGCTCGCGGAGCCCTCGCCCACCGACAAAGAGCACATCGACGTCTGCGGCTTCAACACAACAGCGCTCAAAGATCTACCACATATTGGTTTCGGATTCGGACGCAGAATCTGTACGGGCCGGCTCATCGCGCGCAACCAGCTCTTCATCCAGATGGCGCGCATGCTGTGGTCGTTTGATGTcgaggctggggttgttgatgaagctTCCGGGGCAAGACACAATGTGCATGATATGGACTGTACTGAGGGCTTTGTGACCCTGCCCAAGCCGTTTAGGTCTGTGATGAGGCCGAGGGGGGAGTGGGTGAGAGATGCCATACTCCAGGCGGGCACCACGCATGAGCTGGATCACTCGGCGATTTTGGAGGCGGCCAAGGTTGGGACATAA